GGCGTCCGCTACCTGACGCTGACCCACAACGAGAACACCGACTGGGCCGACTCGGCCACCGACGAGCCACGGCACGGCGGGCTCACCGCCTTCGGCCGCGAGGTGGTGGCCGAGATGAACCGGATGGGGATGCTCGTCGACCTCAGCCACGTCGCTCCGACGACGATGCGGCAGGCCATCGAGGCCAGCGAGGCGCCGGTCATCTTCAGCCACTCCTCGGCCCGCGCGGTCTGCGACCACCCGCGCAACGTGCCCGACGACGTGCTCGCCTCCCTGGCCGGCAACGGCGGCACCTGCATGATCACCTTCGTCCCGACCTTCGTCAGCCCGGCCGTCCGCGCCTGGGCGCTGGAGGCCGAGCAGGTCGCCCGCTCCGAGGGGCTGGACCCCCGCGACCTGACGGCGATGGACTCCTTCTGGGGCCGCTACGCCGTCCCCCGGCCCAGCTCCACGCTGGCCGACGTCGTCGCCCACCTGGAGCACGCGCGAGAGGTGGCGGGGATCGACCACCTCGGGCTCGGCGGCGACTACGACGGCGTCGGCGTGCTGCCCGAGGGCTTGGAGGACGTCTCCTGCTACCCGGCCCTGCTGGAGGCGCTGCGGGCGAAGTCCTGGTCCGAGGAGGACCTCGCGAAGCTGGCGTCGGGCAACATCGTCCGGACCTTCCACGACGCCGAGGCCGTCTCCTACCGGCTGCGCGACGAGCGGATGCCGTCGATCGCCACCCTCGCGTCCCTGGACGGGACCCCGGCCCCTCGACCGGGTCAGGGGGCGGGGAGCACGTCGTGAGCGGCCTGCTCGAGGTCATCGCCCGGCACGCCGCGGACGCGGAGCGGGCCGAGGCCGGGGGTGCGGACCGGGTGGAGCTCGTCGGCACGATGGAGCACGACGGGCTCTCGCCCGAGCCCCGGCTGGTCGAGCAGGTCCGGGCCGCCACCACGCTGCCCGTGCGGGCGATGCTGCGGCTGCGCGAGGGCTTCGGCACCGACGGCGGCGAGGTCGCCCACCTCAAGGGCCTGGTGTCGGCCTACGAGACCGCCGGGGCCGACGGGCTGGTGCTCGGCTTCCTCAACGCCCACACCGAGATCGACGTCGAGGTGGTCACCGAGGTGGTCGCCGACGCCCGTCCCGGCTGGACCTTCCACCGGGCGGTCGACTCCTGCATCTCCACCGACCGGGCCTGGCGGGAGCTCCGGAACCTGCCGGGCCTGGACCAGGTGCTGACCGCCGGCTCCGCGCGCGGGGTCAGCGAGGGCCTCGACGAGCTGGTGCAGCGGGCCCGGGGCGACGCGTTCGCGCGGGCGACGATCATGGCCGGCGGCGGGCTGCTCCCCGAGCACGTGCCGTGGCTGGCCCGGGCCGGAGTCCGCGCCTTCCACATCGGCTCGTCCGCCCGCCCGCTCGGCTCCTGGAAGGCCTACGTCGACCCCGACCTGGTCCGCACCTGGCGCACCCTGATCGACGAGCAGGTCGCCGACGTGCCCGCCGCCGGCCGGTGACCGTCCTCATCGACGCCCCCACCTGGCCCGGCCACGGCCGGCTCTGGTCGCACCTGGTCAGCGACACCTCCTACGAGGAGCTGCACACCTTCGCCGCCGGGATCGGACTGCCCCGGCGCGCCTTCGAGCGCGACCACTACGACGTCGTCGCCGAGCGCTTCGACGCCGCGGTGGCCGCCGGCGCGGTGCTGGTGCCCTCCCGGGAGATCGTCGCCCGCCTGCACGCCGCGGGCCTGCGCCGCCGGAAGGTGTCCCGGCTCGCCCGCTGAGGCCCTGTTCGCCCTCGGACGAAGGGGTCGCCGTCGGCTGGTCCGGGCGGGCAGGATGGGCTCGACTCGAGAAGGAGGTCAGCCGTGCTGTCGTGCGCGACCCCCGCCACCCTCCCGCTGACAGCGCCGCCCGCGGACCCCGACCACCCGACCGGAGAGCCGGCATGACCACGACCCGCCCGGACGGTGAGCCGCGCGAGCGCCTCGCCCGGCCGATCCTGCTGACCGTCGACGACGACCCGACCGTCTCCCGCGCCGTCGCCCGGGACCTGCGCCGCCAGTACGGCGCCGACTACCGGGTGATGCGGGCCGACTCCGGCCCCGAGGCCCTGGACCTGATCCGCGACGTGGTGCTCCGCGGGGAGCAGGTGGCCGTCATCCTGGCGGACTACCGGATGCCCCGGATGAACGGCGTCGAGTTCCTCGAGCAGGCGATGGACCTGGTGCCGCAGGCCCGCCGGGCCCTGCTGACGGCGTACGCCGACACCGACGCGGCGATCGCCGCGATCAACGTCGTCGACGTCGACCACTACCTGCTCAAGCCGTGGGAGCCGCCGGAGGAGAAGTTCTACCCGGTGGTCGACGAGCTGCTGGCCGCCTGGCTGCGCGAGGGCAAGCCCGCCGAGCACCGGACGAAGATCCTCGGCCACCCCTGGAACCCGGCGTCCTACGAGGTCCGGGACTTCCTGGCCCGCAACCTCGTGCCCTACACCTGGTTCCACGTCGACGAGGCCGACGGCCGCCGGCTGCTGGCCGCGGCCGGTGCCGAGGCCAGCCAGGCGCCGGTCGTCATCACCACCGAGGGCGCCGCCCTGGTGCAGCCGAGCCTGCAGGAGCTCGCGGCCGCCGTCGGGCTCAGCACCACCCCGCAGGCCGAGCTGTACGACGTCGTGATCGTCGGTGCCGGCCCCGCCGGCCTCGGCGCCGCCGTCTACGCCGCCTCCGAGGGCCTCAAGGCCGTCATGGTGGAGCGGGAGGCCGCGGGCGGGCAGGCCGGTCAGAGCTCGCGGATCGAGAACTACCTGGGCTTCCCGGACGGCGTCGCCGGCGGCCAGCTGACCGACCGGGCCCGTCGGCAGGCGCTGCGCTTCGGTGCCGAGCTGATCACGGCCCGCACGGTCACCGGGCTGGAGGTCAAGGGCCCGGCCCGCCAGGTCACCTTCGACGACGGCAGCTCGGTCCTCGCGCACGCGGTGGTGCTCGCCACCGGCGTCAGCTACCGCCACCTCGACGCGCCGGGCGCCGACGAGCTGGTCGGTCGCGGCGTGTACTACGGCTCCGCCTCCACCGAGGCGCCGGCCTGCGCCGGCGACCACGTCGTCATCGTCGGCGGGGCGAACTCCGCGGGCCAGGCCGCCGTCTTCTTCGCCCGGCACGCCGCGCGGGTGACGATCGCCGTCCGCGGCGACGGGCTGGAGCGCTCGATGTCCAGCTACCTCATCGACCAGATCGCGGCGATCGACAACATCGAGGTCCGCACCTGCACCACCGTCGCCCGCTGCGCCGGGGAGGACCGGCTGCAGCAGGTGACGTTGCGGCACGTCAGCGGCAGCGAGGAGGTCCTCGACGCCGGCCACCTGTTCGTGTTCATCGGCGCCGCCCCGCTGACCGCCTGGATGCCGCCGGAGCTGGTCCGCGACCCGGGCGGCTTCGTCGTCACGGGCCTCGAGCTGCTGCGCGGCGACGCGCCACCGCCCAGCTGGGACCTGTCCCGCGACCCCTACCTGCTGGAGTCGAGCATCCCCGGCGTCTTCGTGGCCGGCGACGTGCGCGCGCAGTCGGTGAAGCGGGTCGCGTCCGCCGTCGGGGAGGGTGCGCTGGCCGTCACCCTCGTCCACCGTTATCTGGCCGAGCAGTAGGGAGACCCCGATGACGTCCGACCCGACCTCCGTGCACCGGCTGACGCCCGACGAGCTGGCGACGCTGTTCCTGTTCGAGGCGCTGACGCCGGAGCAGCTGGACTGGCTGAGCGAGCGCGGCTCCACCGAGTCCCGGCCGGCCGGGGCGGTGCTGTTCGCCGAGGGTGACGAGGCCACCTGCTTCTACGTCCTGCTGGCCGGCACGATCACCCTGCAGCGCAACGTGGAGGGCACCCAGGTCGAGATCACCCGGACCGCCCAGCGGGGCGTCTACTCCGGTGCGACCCAGGCGTTCGTGCCCAGCACCGAGGCGCCGCGCTACCTCAACTCGGTCGTCGCCGTCACCGACGCCGAGTTCTGGGTGATCGACGCCGCGGTGTTCGGCCCGCAGATCCGCGTCTGGTTCCCGATGGCCATGCACATGCTCGAGGGCGTGACGATCGGCTACCGCTCCAGCCAGGCGATCATCGGGCAGCGCGAGCGGCTGCTGTCCCTCGGCCGGCTGTCGGCCGGGCTGACCCACGAGCTGAACAACCCGGCGGCCGCCGCCGTCCGGGCCACGGCGGCGCTGCGCGAGCGGGTCAGCAAGATGCGCGGCAAGCTCGCCCACCTGGCCACCTCCGACGTCGACCCGAAGGCCCTGGTCGCCCTGACCGAGCTGCAGGAGGTCGCCGTCGAGCGGATGGTCAAGGCGGAGAAGCTGTCGCCCCTGGAGGTGGGCGACGCGGAGGACGCGCTCAGCGACTGGCTGGACGACCACGGCGTCAGCAACGCCTGGGACCTGGCCCCGACGCTGGTCGCCGCCGGGGTGGGGACGGACTGGCTGGACGAGATCGCCGACACCATGCCGCCCGAGCAGCTGCCCGACGGCATCCACTGGGTGACCTACGCGCTGGACACCGAGCAGCTGATGGGGGAGATCGAGGACTCCACCCACCGGATCTCCGCCCTCGTCGGCGCGGCCAAGCAGTACTCGCAGATGGACCGGGCCGCCTACGCCGACATCGACGTCCGGGACGGGCTGATCAGCACCCTGGTGATGCTGGGCCACAAGATCAAGGAGTCCGGGAAGATCACCGTGGTGAAGGAGCTGGACCCGGACCTGCCGACCATCCCCGCCCACCCGGCCGAGCTCAACCAGGTGTGGACCAACCTGATCGACAACGCGGTGCACGCCATGCCCGACGGGGGGACCCTGACCGTCCGCACCGCGCTCGACGGGGACCGGCTGCTGGTGGAGGTCGGCGACACCGGCGCCGGGATCCCGGAGGAGCTGCAGCAGCGGATCTTCGAGCCGTTCTTCACCACCAAGCCCGTCGGCGAGGGCACCGGACTGGGCCTCGACATCTCCTACCGGGTGGTCACCCAGCGGCACGGCGGCGACCTGCGGGTGGTCTCGCGGCCCGGCGACACGCGGTTCCAGGTCCGGCTGCCGCTGACCGCACCCGCCTCCGCCGGCTGACGGGGGACGCGGTACCGTTCCGCGGTCGCGGCGGCGGTACGCGCCTGGACGGTTTAGCCTGGGTCCATGGTGGCTAGTACTGATCTTCCCCCTGCGGCGACGGCGGTCGGCATCAGCCTGGACCAGCAGCTGTGCCTGGCGCTCTACACCGCCTCGCGCGCGATGACGGCACGCTACCGCGTCGCCCTGAGCCGGGTCGGTCTCACCTACCCGCAGTACCTCGTCATGCTGCTGCTGTGGGAGGAGGGGTCGTGCTCCGTCGGTGGCATCGGTCACCGGCTCAGCCTGGACTCGAGCACCCTCTCCCCGCTCCTCAAGCGGCTGCAGGCGATGGGTCTGGTGACCCGGACGCGGGCCGCGACCGACGAGCGGCTGATGATCATCGGCGTCACCCCGCGCGGTGCCGAGCTGGAGAGCGAGGCGGCGCAGGTGGCCGCCGAGATGGGCGCCGCCACCGGCCAGACCCCGGAGGAGTACCACGAGCTCACCGAGCAGCTCCGGGCCCTGACGGTCCGGCTCGAGGCCTCCACCGCCGAGGCCGTCGCCCGCGGCCCCGAGCCGCGCGTCTCCTGACCCCACCCGCTCGCTGAGCCGGCCCCCGTTCCCGTTCCCCCAGCCTGTCGAGGGACGTCGACGGGGCTCAGGCCGCGCTGGCGGTGGGGGCGTCGAGCTCCGCGGGCAGCGGCTCGCCGTGCACGACCACCAGCGAGCTGACCGCGCGGGTCAGGCAGACGTAGAGGCGGCGGAGACCGGTCACCCGGTCGGGCTCGCCGGCCACGATGCCGGCCGGCTCCAGCAGCACCACGTGGTCGAACTCCAGGCCCTTGGCCAGCGTCGCGGGCACCAGGTCCACCCGGCTCTCGAAGCCCTGGGCCTGCTCGCCGAGCAGCTCGAACACCACCCCGGCCCCGCTCAGCGCCGCGCGCAGGGCCGGCACCGTCGCGTCCGGGACGACCACCCCGACCGTGCCCTCGGACCGCAGGGCGTCGCCGACGGCTCGCGTCACGGCCGCCGCCGGGTCGGCTGACCGCCGCAGGTCCAGCTCACCGCGGGAGCGGCGGACCGAGTGCGGCGGGGTCAGCGAGGGCGCGATGTGGGGGAGCAGCCGGGCGGCGAAGTCGATCACCGCCCCGGGCACGCGGAACCCGGCGACCAGCTCCTCGACCACGGCGTCGGCCTGACCGAGGTGGCCCAGCGACTCCCGCCACGAGCGGGTGGCCCACGGCGTCGTCGCCTGGGCGAGGTCGCCCAGCACGGTGACCGAGCCGGTGGAGGCCCGCCGGCCGACGGCGCGCAGCATCATCGGGGACAGGTCCTGGGCCTCGTCGAGGACGACGTGACCGAGGCTCGGGGTGCGCTGCAGCAGGTCGGAGACCTCGTCGACCAGGACGACGTCGGCGAGGGTGAAGCGGGCCGCCGCGACCGTCCGCGCCGGCTTCGGCAGCCGCACCAGCCGTTGCTCGTCCGCGTCCAGCAGGCCGTCGGCGCACCGGGCGAGGAACTCGGCGTCCGTGAGCAGCCGGAGCACCAGCTTGGCCGCGTCGAGCGTGGGCCACAGCTGCTCGGCGTAGGCGCGGACCGGGCGGCTGCGGGCGACGGCGTTCTGCACGCGGTCGTCGGGGGAGTCGCCGGAGGCCTCCATCCGCAGCAGCACCTGGTGCGCCAGCCGCTGCGGCAGCATGGCCCGGCCGGCCTCGTACCGGACGCCCCGCTCCCGCAGCTCGCCCAGCATCTCCTCGGTCAGGTAGGCCCCGACCCGCCACTGGTAGGCGCCGCGCGGCACGACCAGCGCCTCGGTCGGGCGTCCCAGGTGGCCCCACACCGCGCGCCGCAGCACCTCAGCCATCCGGGCGTCGCCCTTGATGACGGCCGGCGGCGCCGCCTCGAGCCCGCGCACCGCGACGCCGGTGGCCCCGCTGACCAGGGAGCCGACGGTGGCCTGGGTGGCGTCGATCTCGCCGAGGGCGGGCAGCACGTCGGCGATGTAGGACAGGAAGCTGTCGTTCGGGCCGACGACCAGGACGCCGGAGCGGGCCAGCTGCTCGCGGTAGGCGTAGAGCAGGTACGCGGCGCGGTGGAGCCCGACGGCCGTCTTGCCGGTGCCGGGCGCACCCTGCACGCACAGCGACTGGTCGAGCCGGGCCCGGACGATGGTGTCCTGCTCGGGCTGGATGGTGGCGACGATGTCGCGCATGGGCCCGGTCCGCGGCCGCTCGATCTCGGACTCGAGGATCGCCGACGACGACGCGGCCACCTCGGCGGCGGGGGAGCGGACCAGGTCCTCGTCCTCGAAGGCGGTCAGCCGGCCGGAGGAGAACCCGAAGCGACGCCGGCGGCGCACGCGCATCGGCTCGCCCACCCGCGCCTGGTAGAACGGCAGCGCCATCCCGGCCCGCCAGTCGATGACCAGCGGCTCCCCGCCGGCCTCGCCGGTGACGTGCCGCCGACCGACGTAGAGGGTCTCGTCCCGCTCGGCTCCGAGGTCGGAGGCGTAGTCGAGCCGGCCGAAGAACAGGGGGACGGTCGGGTCGTCCTCGAGGGCCTTCATCCGGCGGTGCAGAACCTGCTTGAGGTGCTCGGTGGAGACGCGGTCGCCGCCCTGGGCGGTGAGGCCGGCGGTGTGCTCCCGCATCCGCTGGAGGGCGGTCCGGGAGTCGACGAGGTGCTGCTGCTCGGCGGTCAGGGTGGCGGACGGGGCGGGTGCGGGCACGCGGGAAGCTCCGATGCGAGTCGGCCGGGTGGGGGGAGCGGAGGGACAAACTACACCGGTCGTCCGCGGCCGGCGAGCGCTTTTCCCGCACCCCCTGCGCACGGCCGTGGGCCCGGGTTCCTACCCTGGGGCGGTGACCTCAGAGAAGCCGACCTCGGGTGAGACCGAGCGTTCCTACATCCCGGTCGAGAACCCGGCGGACCGTCCGCGGACGTCCCGGACGACGGTGCGGGTGCTGCTGACCAACCCCGCGGGGGACACGCTGCTGTTCGAGGACAGCGACCCCGGCCTCGACGACGCGCGCTGGTGGGTGACGCCGGGTGGGGGCATCGACCCGGGCGAGACCGAGACCGAGGCGGCCGTCCGCGAGGTCTGGGAGGAGACCGGCTACCGGCTGGACCCGGCCGACCTGCTGGGGCCGGTGGCCCGCCGGCACGTCGTGCACGGCTACTCCGACCGGGTGATCGAGCAGGACGAGTCCTTCTACCTGGCGCGGGTCGCCGAGTTCGAGGTGGACACGTCGGAGCACACCCCGGACGAGCAGCTGACCTTCCTGCGGCACCGCTGGTGGTCGACCGAGGAGCTGCGGGCGACCGACGACTGGGTCTGGCCGCACGAGCTGGTCGAGCTGCTGCACCTGGTGGACGAGCGCGACCGCTGGCCCGTCTCGCTCGGTACCCAGGAGGAGTCGACCGTCCTCGATGTGCACTGAGCACGTCGACGGGCGACGGGCTGCCCGCGGCCTACGGCGCCGGTGACCCGGCTGTCCGCCGCGCCTCCCTCGCCCTGTTCCTGGCCGGCGTCGCGGTGTTCGCCCTGCTCTACAGCACCCAGCCGCTGCTGCCGGAGCTCAGCCGCTGGTTCGGCGTCAGCGCCGCCGCGTCGACGTTGACGGTCAGCCTGACCACCCTCACGCTGGCCGTCGGGCTGCTGGTCGCCGGCCCGCTCTCGGAGCGGTTCGGCCGGACCCGGCTGGTGACCCTCAGCCTGGTCGCGGCCACCCTGCTCGGCGTCGCCTGCGCCGCGGCCCCGACCTGGGGCCTGCTGCTGGCCGCCCGCTCGGCGCAGGGGCTGGCGCTGGCCGGACTGCCCGCCGTCGCCGTCGCCTACCTGAACGAGGAGCTCGACGGCGCGGTCGCCGGGCAGGCCATCGGCCTCTACGTGGGCGGCAACGCCCTCGGCGGGATGGTCGGCCGGCTGCTGGCCGGCGCGCTCGCCGACCTCGGCGGGTGGCGTCTCGCCGTCGGCGGCATCGCGGTGCTGGGGGCGGCCTGCACCGCCGCCGTGGTCGTGCTGCTGCCGCCCTCGCGCCGCTTCGTGGCCGCCCAACCGGGCCTGGAGACCGTCGCCCGGAGTGCCCGCGCCGTGCTCACCGACCCGGTGCTGCTGGGCCTCTACCTGCTCGCGGCCCTGCTCATGGGCGCGTTCGTCGCCGTCTTCAACGCGCTGGGGTTCCGGCTGGAGGCGCCGCCGTACGCGCTCAGCGCCGCCCTGGCCGGGCTCGTCTTCCTGGTCTACGCCTTCGGCTCGGTCGCCTCCACCACGGCGGGACGGCTGGCGGACCGGCACGGGCGGCGGGCCGTCGTCCCCGTCGCCGTGGTCGTGATGCTGGCCGGGCTGCTGGGCACGGCGGCCAGCCCGCTGGTCCTCGTGGTGCTGGCCCTGGCGGTGATGACCGTCGGCTTCTTCGCGGCGCACGGGGTGGCCAGCGGCTGGGTGGCGGCCCGCGCCCGCGCCGGGGGCCGGGCCACCGCGCAGGCGGCGTCGACCTACCTCTTCGCCTACTACGTCGGCTCGTCGGTGGTCGGCGCCGCGGCCGGCCGGGCCTGGACCAGCAGCGGCTGGACCGGGGTGCTCGTCCTCACCGCCGCCCTGGTCGTGCTGGGCTGCGGCGTCGCGCTGCTGCTCGCGCGCAGCACCAGCCTGCTGCAGCCGGGCAACCCGCCCGTCGGCGGCTGAGGACGCGCCGCCGGCTCAGGCGCCGAGCTCGCTCATCACCACGGGCAGCTCGTCCAGCAGCTCGCGGGCCAGGAACCCGACGGTCCCGATCCGGGCCGCGAGCCGGTCGCCGGCGGCCGCGTGCACGTGGGTGGCCCAGCAGGTGGCCTGGTCGGGCTGCCCGGTGCGGCCCAGCAGACCGGTGACCGCGCCGACCAGCACGTCGCCGCTGCCGGAGGTGGCGAGGCCGCCGTTGCCGGCCCCCACCTTCCAGATCCGGCCCTCGGCGTCGGCGACGGTGCCGTAGCAGGTGACCACGGCCCCGTAGCGCGCCGCGATCTCGGCGATGTCGGCGTCCTCGTCCTCGACGTCACGGCCGAGCAGCCGGCCGGCCTCCTGCCCGTTGGGCGTCAGCACGAGCCGCCCGCGGACCGGGTCGAGGGCGTCGAGCATCCCCGGCAGCACGCCGAGGGCGTAGGCGTCGAGCACGAGCCACGTCTCCTCACCCAGCAGGGGGATGGCCGTCCTGATCAGCCGGGCCGTCTCCTCGGGGTGGTCGAGGCCGACGCCGATGGTGACGACGTCGGAGGAGCCCAGGGCGTCGGCGATGGCGTCGAGGTCGCCGCCCAGCACGGTGCCGCGCTCGTCCTGGGGCAGCCCGACGACGCCGGCCTCCGGCGTGGCGACCGCGAGCGGGACGGCGGCGGAGGACGCGACGGCCAGGGTCAGGTGGCCGGCGCCCACGCGGAGCGCCCCGAGCCCGGCGAGCTGCACGGCGCCCGGGGTGCTGGCGGCGCCGCCGACGATGAGCACCTGCCCGCGGCCGTACTTGGAACCGGCGGCGTCGGGCAGCGGCCAGGAGCGGAGCAGGCCGGGGGTGACCTCGCGGGGGGTGCCCGGCTCAGGTCTGGGGTCGGACACGGGAGTCTCCCTGGTGCTGGGTGACCGGCGCGTCGGACGCGTCGAGGTGCGAGACGTCGTTGAACAGCCGGACCTGCCAGCCGCCGTCCGGTGCGCGGCCGAGGTGGGTGATGGACACGTTCTTCACCGGGGTGGTCGCCCCGATGTCGAGGATCTGGTGCTCGTCGAGGCCCTCGCAGACGTAGCGGAAGCAGAGCACGAGGGCGTCGTGGCAGAAGACGACGACGCGGCTGCCGTCGGGCAGGCCGTCGAGGTCGCGGAGGAAGCTGCGGACGCGCAGGACGACGTCGGCCCAGGACTCCCCGCCGGGTGGGCGGTGGTAGAACTTCCCGAGCCAGCGGCGGCGCTCGGCCTCGCCGGGGAAGCGGTTGACCACGCCCTTCCAGGTGAGCAGGTCCAGCACGCCCAGCTCGCGGTCGCGCAGCCGTTCGTCCAGCCGCACGGGGACCTCGCCGGCACCGGCCGCGGCCAGGCTGAGCTCGGCCGTCTGCCGGGCGCGGACGTAGGTGGAGGACCAGAGCAGGGTGGGGACGTCGTCGCCCAGCAACGCCTCCAGGCCGCGGCCGAGGGCCTGGGACTGCTCACGGCCCACCTCGGACAGCTCCACGTCGGCGTCGCGGGCGCCGACGTCGATCACCTCGGCGTCCTCGGCGTAGGCGCGGGCGGCCGCGGCGTTGCCGAGGCTCTCCCCGTGGCGGATGACGACCAGCTCGGCGACAGCCATAGGCCCTTCCTGCAGTACGTGGCCGGGAGGTACCCGGTGCGGGGCCACGCTAACGGGGACCGCTGGCACTCCGGCCGGGCGGGCTGCTGAACCGATTCAGGGCCACCGCGAGGAGCGCGGGGACGGGCGGTCTAGGTTGGCCTCCATGGACTTCCGCTACCTCGGCAACTCCGGACTCAAGATCTCGGAGATCACCTACGGCAACTGGCTCACCCACGGCTCCCAGCTCGAGAACGAGCAGGCGCACGCCTGCGTCAAGGCCTCCCTCGAGGCCGGCATCACCACCTTCGACACCGCTGACGTCTACGCCAACACCAAGGCCGAGACCGTGCTGGGCGAGGCGCTGAAGGGTGAGCGCCGCGAGTCGCTGGAGATCTTCACCAAGGTCTTCGGCCCGACCGGGCCGAAGGGCCACAACGACCTCGGCCTCTCGCGCAAGCACATCTCGGAGTCGATCAACGCCTCCCTGACGCGGCTGCAGACCGACTACGTCGACCTCTACCAGGCACACCGCTACGACTACGAGACGCCCCTCGAGGAGACGATGCAGGCGTTCGCCGACCTCGTCCGCGCGGGCAAGGTGCTCTACCTCGGCGTCAGCGAGTGGACGGCCGAGCAGATGCGCGAGGCGGCCGTGCTCGCGAAGGACCTCGGCGTCCAGCTGATCTCCAACCAGCCGCAGTACTCCATGCTGTGGCGGGTCATCGAGGGCGAGGTCGTGCCCGCGTCGAAGGAGCTCGGCATCTCCCAGGTGGTCTGGTCCCCGATCGCGCAGGGCGTGCTGACCGGCAAGTACGTGCCCGGCCAGGACCTGCCGGAGGGCTCCCGCGCCACCGACGACAAGGGCGGCGCCAACATGATCGCCCGCTGGATGAAGGACGACGTGCTGGAGCGCGTGCAGCAGCTGAAGCCGCTCGCCGAGGAGGCCGGGCTGTCGATGGCGCAGCTGGCCATCGCGTGGGTGCTGCAGAACGAGAACGTCGCCACGGCGATCATCGGCGCCTCGCGGCCCGAGCAGGTCTTCGACAACGTCAAGGCTGCCGGCGTCACGCTGGAGCCGGAGCTGCTGGGCAAGATCGACGACGTCCTCGGCGACGCCGTCGTGAGCGACCCCGCGAAGACGCTGGAGAGCTCGCCGAAGACCCGGGAGGCCTGACCTCAGCCCCCCGGCCGAGCGGAGCGGGTGGACCCGTGGTGAGCACACGCACCACGCGTCCACGCGCTCCCGGCCGGGCGGGAGGTCAGGAGGCGGGGACCGGCTCCGCGGCGGCCTCGATGGCGGCGATGTCGATCCGGCGCATCTGGAGCATCGCCTGCATGGCGCGGCCGGCCCGTGCGGGGTCGGCGTCGGTCATCAGCTCGGTGAGCCGGCGGGGGACGACCTGCCAGGACAGCCCGAACCGGTCCTTGAGCCACCCGCACACGCTCTCCTCGCCACCGTCGGCGATCAGGGCGTCCCAGTAGTGGTCGGTCTCGGCCTGGTCGGCGGTGTCGATCTGGAACGAGACCGCCTCGTCGAAGTGGAACTGCGGACCGCCGTTGAGGCCGGTGAAGCGGACGCCGTCCAGCTCGAACTCCACGGTGAGCGCCTCGCCGGGGGTGGCGGAGGGGGTGCCTTCTGGCGCCGGGTTGACGCTGAGCACGCGTGAGTTCGGGAACACGGAGACGTAGAAGCGGGCGGCTTCCTCGGCCTGACCGGCGAACCACAGGCACGGGGTGATGGCGGGCATGGTCTGCTCCTCTGCGGTAGGTGTGGGAGTGGAGACCACGGGGCGGCCGCGAACTCATCGCCCTTCGACGAGCTCAGGACGCGGGACGGGGCTCAGGACGCGGGACGGGGCTCAGGACGCGGGACGGGCTCAGGACGCGGGAGGGCCGTCCTCGAGGCTCCGCCGGTGCTCGGCCATCGCCTCGGCCATCGTCCGCATGAAGTCCTCGATCAGCTCGAGCTGCTGCTCGTCGTAACGCGCCATCGAGGCGTCCACCCGGGCCCCGAGCGGACCGAAGAACTCGA
The window above is part of the Friedmanniella luteola genome. Proteins encoded here:
- a CDS encoding HelD family protein, encoding MPAPAPSATLTAEQQHLVDSRTALQRMREHTAGLTAQGGDRVSTEHLKQVLHRRMKALEDDPTVPLFFGRLDYASDLGAERDETLYVGRRHVTGEAGGEPLVIDWRAGMALPFYQARVGEPMRVRRRRRFGFSSGRLTAFEDEDLVRSPAAEVAASSSAILESEIERPRTGPMRDIVATIQPEQDTIVRARLDQSLCVQGAPGTGKTAVGLHRAAYLLYAYREQLARSGVLVVGPNDSFLSYIADVLPALGEIDATQATVGSLVSGATGVAVRGLEAAPPAVIKGDARMAEVLRRAVWGHLGRPTEALVVPRGAYQWRVGAYLTEEMLGELRERGVRYEAGRAMLPQRLAHQVLLRMEASGDSPDDRVQNAVARSRPVRAYAEQLWPTLDAAKLVLRLLTDAEFLARCADGLLDADEQRLVRLPKPARTVAAARFTLADVVLVDEVSDLLQRTPSLGHVVLDEAQDLSPMMLRAVGRRASTGSVTVLGDLAQATTPWATRSWRESLGHLGQADAVVEELVAGFRVPGAVIDFAARLLPHIAPSLTPPHSVRRSRGELDLRRSADPAAAVTRAVGDALRSEGTVGVVVPDATVPALRAALSGAGVVFELLGEQAQGFESRVDLVPATLAKGLEFDHVVLLEPAGIVAGEPDRVTGLRRLYVCLTRAVSSLVVVHGEPLPAELDAPTASAA
- a CDS encoding NUDIX hydrolase, encoding MTSEKPTSGETERSYIPVENPADRPRTSRTTVRVLLTNPAGDTLLFEDSDPGLDDARWWVTPGGGIDPGETETEAAVREVWEETGYRLDPADLLGPVARRHVVHGYSDRVIEQDESFYLARVAEFEVDTSEHTPDEQLTFLRHRWWSTEELRATDDWVWPHELVELLHLVDERDRWPVSLGTQEESTVLDVH
- a CDS encoding MFS transporter, giving the protein MPAAYGAGDPAVRRASLALFLAGVAVFALLYSTQPLLPELSRWFGVSAAASTLTVSLTTLTLAVGLLVAGPLSERFGRTRLVTLSLVAATLLGVACAAAPTWGLLLAARSAQGLALAGLPAVAVAYLNEELDGAVAGQAIGLYVGGNALGGMVGRLLAGALADLGGWRLAVGGIAVLGAACTAAVVVLLPPSRRFVAAQPGLETVARSARAVLTDPVLLGLYLLAALLMGAFVAVFNALGFRLEAPPYALSAALAGLVFLVYAFGSVASTTAGRLADRHGRRAVVPVAVVVMLAGLLGTAASPLVLVVLALAVMTVGFFAAHGVASGWVAARARAGGRATAQAASTYLFAYYVGSSVVGAAAGRAWTSSGWTGVLVLTAALVVLGCGVALLLARSTSLLQPGNPPVGG
- a CDS encoding NAD(P)H-hydrate dehydratase translates to MSDPRPEPGTPREVTPGLLRSWPLPDAAGSKYGRGQVLIVGGAASTPGAVQLAGLGALRVGAGHLTLAVASSAAVPLAVATPEAGVVGLPQDERGTVLGGDLDAIADALGSSDVVTIGVGLDHPEETARLIRTAIPLLGEETWLVLDAYALGVLPGMLDALDPVRGRLVLTPNGQEAGRLLGRDVEDEDADIAEIAARYGAVVTCYGTVADAEGRIWKVGAGNGGLATSGSGDVLVGAVTGLLGRTGQPDQATCWATHVHAAAGDRLAARIGTVGFLARELLDELPVVMSELGA
- a CDS encoding histidine phosphatase family protein, which encodes MAVAELVVIRHGESLGNAAAARAYAEDAEVIDVGARDADVELSEVGREQSQALGRGLEALLGDDVPTLLWSSTYVRARQTAELSLAAAGAGEVPVRLDERLRDRELGVLDLLTWKGVVNRFPGEAERRRWLGKFYHRPPGGESWADVVLRVRSFLRDLDGLPDGSRVVVFCHDALVLCFRYVCEGLDEHQILDIGATTPVKNVSITHLGRAPDGGWQVRLFNDVSHLDASDAPVTQHQGDSRVRPQT
- a CDS encoding aldo/keto reductase family protein; protein product: MDFRYLGNSGLKISEITYGNWLTHGSQLENEQAHACVKASLEAGITTFDTADVYANTKAETVLGEALKGERRESLEIFTKVFGPTGPKGHNDLGLSRKHISESINASLTRLQTDYVDLYQAHRYDYETPLEETMQAFADLVRAGKVLYLGVSEWTAEQMREAAVLAKDLGVQLISNQPQYSMLWRVIEGEVVPASKELGISQVVWSPIAQGVLTGKYVPGQDLPEGSRATDDKGGANMIARWMKDDVLERVQQLKPLAEEAGLSMAQLAIAWVLQNENVATAIIGASRPEQVFDNVKAAGVTLEPELLGKIDDVLGDAVVSDPAKTLESSPKTREA
- a CDS encoding VOC family protein — translated: MPAITPCLWFAGQAEEAARFYVSVFPNSRVLSVNPAPEGTPSATPGEALTVEFELDGVRFTGLNGGPQFHFDEAVSFQIDTADQAETDHYWDALIADGGEESVCGWLKDRFGLSWQVVPRRLTELMTDADPARAGRAMQAMLQMRRIDIAAIEAAAEPVPAS